A window of Paenibacillus sp. 19GGS1-52 contains these coding sequences:
- a CDS encoding metalloregulator ArsR/SmtB family transcription factor, with the protein MKLNYDPNKCKKLIEDNIDIEFFRAIFDPVRSELLLFLSANGEMTIGEIAEHFPQNRSVISRHLDFMNRFKIVQRRKEGREVYYKANKEFIVDTFEVTANNMKALMNLL; encoded by the coding sequence ATGAAGCTCAATTATGATCCGAATAAATGCAAGAAATTGATTGAGGACAATATTGATATTGAATTCTTCAGAGCCATTTTCGACCCCGTCCGAAGTGAACTGTTGTTATTCCTTTCAGCTAATGGGGAAATGACTATTGGAGAAATAGCAGAACATTTTCCGCAGAATCGTTCAGTGATTTCTCGTCATCTGGATTTCATGAACCGCTTTAAAATTGTACAGAGAAGAAAAGAAGGCCGGGAAGTTTACTACAAAGCAAATAAAGAATTCATTGTCGATACCTTTGAAGTGACAGCGAATAATATGAAAGCACTCATGAATTTGCTATAG